In Limnobaculum parvum, one DNA window encodes the following:
- the pntA gene encoding Re/Si-specific NAD(P)(+) transhydrogenase subunit alpha: protein MRIGVPRERLANEARVAATPKTVEQLIKLGFSVVIEQGAGKLASFEDSAYEAAAATIVSTDDVWQSDIILKVNAPEEFEIELLRAGTTLVSFIWPAQNPELMQKLADKQVTVLAMDSVPRISRAQSMDALSSMANIAGYRAIVEAAHEFGRFFTGQITAAGKVPPAKVMVIGAGVAGLAAIGAAGSLGAIVRAFDTRPEVKEQVQSMGAEFLELDFEEEAGSGDGYAKVMSEAFIKAEMELFAAQAKDVDIIVTTALIPGKPAPKLITTAMVESMKPGSVIVDLAAQNGGNCDLTVADQITETPNGVKIIGYTDLPSRLSTQSSQLYGTNLVNLLKLLCKEKNGELDINFEDDVIRGVTVVKTGEITWPAPPIKVSAQPQKPKVADVMAAKAAAEPSSPLKKYAILALAIILFGWLASVAPASFLSHFTVFALSCVVGYYVVWNVSHALHTPLMSVTNAISGIIVVGALLQIGHGGWVTFFSFIAVLIASINIFGGFTVTQRMLKMFRKN from the coding sequence ATGCGAATTGGTGTACCAAGAGAGCGGTTGGCCAATGAAGCCCGGGTTGCTGCAACACCGAAAACGGTTGAGCAGTTAATCAAGTTAGGCTTCAGTGTGGTCATAGAACAAGGAGCGGGTAAACTTGCCAGCTTTGAGGACTCAGCTTATGAAGCTGCCGCGGCAACGATTGTCTCAACAGATGATGTCTGGCAGTCAGATATTATTTTGAAAGTTAATGCGCCAGAAGAGTTTGAAATCGAATTGCTTCGTGCAGGCACAACGCTGGTTAGTTTTATTTGGCCCGCGCAAAATCCCGAATTGATGCAAAAACTGGCTGACAAACAAGTTACCGTATTGGCAATGGATTCGGTGCCTCGTATTTCACGCGCCCAGTCAATGGATGCGCTAAGCTCAATGGCTAACATCGCCGGTTATCGGGCGATTGTTGAAGCTGCACACGAGTTTGGCCGTTTCTTTACGGGGCAAATTACTGCCGCAGGTAAAGTCCCTCCGGCAAAAGTAATGGTAATAGGGGCAGGGGTTGCCGGTTTAGCCGCTATCGGAGCCGCAGGCAGTCTGGGAGCGATTGTCCGTGCGTTTGATACCCGTCCTGAAGTAAAAGAACAGGTCCAGAGTATGGGCGCTGAATTCCTTGAATTAGATTTTGAGGAAGAGGCGGGTAGTGGTGATGGTTACGCGAAGGTGATGTCTGAAGCGTTTATTAAAGCCGAGATGGAGCTGTTTGCCGCTCAGGCTAAAGACGTGGACATTATTGTTACCACCGCATTGATCCCTGGCAAACCAGCACCAAAACTGATTACTACGGCTATGGTTGAATCCATGAAGCCTGGCAGTGTGATTGTTGACCTCGCGGCGCAAAACGGTGGTAACTGCGATTTGACCGTAGCGGATCAGATTACCGAAACACCGAACGGCGTGAAGATTATCGGTTATACCGATTTGCCAAGCCGTTTATCAACGCAGTCTTCTCAGCTTTATGGCACTAACTTGGTTAACTTGTTAAAACTGTTGTGCAAAGAGAAGAACGGCGAGCTGGATATTAACTTTGAAGATGATGTGATTCGCGGTGTTACGGTAGTAAAAACCGGTGAGATCACTTGGCCTGCGCCACCAATCAAAGTTTCAGCACAACCGCAGAAGCCAAAAGTTGCCGATGTGATGGCAGCCAAAGCGGCGGCGGAACCCTCTTCTCCGCTGAAAAAATACGCTATTCTGGCGTTAGCCATCATTCTGTTTGGCTGGTTAGCCAGCGTTGCTCCGGCATCTTTCCTTTCCCACTTTACCGTTTTCGCACTTTCATGTGTGGTCGGCTATTACGTGGTGTGGAACGTAAGTCATGCGTTACATACCCCTCTAATGTCCGTGACCAATGCGATATCGGGCATTATTGTCGTCGGGGCACTGTTGCAGATTGGTCACGGCGGATGGGTGACATTCTTCTCATTTATCGCGGTACTGATCGCCAGTATTAATATTTTTGGTGGATTCACCGTCACCCAGCGCATGCTGAAAATGTTCCGGAAGAACTAA
- the pntB gene encoding Re/Si-specific NAD(P)(+) transhydrogenase subunit beta yields the protein MSGGLVTAAYIVAAVLFIFSLAGLSKHETSKMGNTFGVLGMAIALIATIFGPYSSNVGWIIMAMIIGGAIGIYLARKVEMTEMPELVAVLHSFVGLAAVLVGFNSYIVGPHMEGVPAHELQVVLNIHNVEVFLGIFIGAVTFTGSIVAFGKLRGIISSKPMMLPHRHKLNLAAVVVSFVLMVLFVNSDSTGFHVFALLVMTLIALAFGWHLVASIGGADMPVVVSMLNSYSGWAAAAAGFMLSNDLLIVTGALVGSSGAILSYIMCKAMNRSFVSVIAGGFGTDGSSTGEDEEVGEHRETTAEDVADLLKNSSSVIITPGYGMAVAQAQYPVADITAKLRERGIKVRFGIHPVAGRLPGHMNVLLAEAKVPYDIVLEMDEINEDFPDTDTVLVIGANDTVNPAAMEDPRSPIAGMPVLEVWKAQNVIVFKRSMNTGYAGVQNPLFFKENTQMLFGDAKESVDKILRALAV from the coding sequence ATGTCTGGAGGATTAGTTACTGCCGCATATATTGTTGCCGCGGTTCTATTTATTTTCAGTCTTGCTGGTTTATCCAAGCATGAAACGTCAAAAATGGGTAATACCTTTGGTGTACTGGGGATGGCGATTGCCTTAATTGCGACGATTTTCGGGCCTTACTCAAGTAATGTGGGCTGGATTATCATGGCAATGATCATCGGTGGCGCTATCGGTATTTATCTCGCCAGAAAAGTAGAGATGACGGAGATGCCAGAGCTGGTTGCTGTTCTGCACAGCTTCGTCGGTCTGGCTGCGGTATTAGTGGGTTTTAACAGCTATATCGTTGGCCCTCATATGGAAGGTGTACCGGCACACGAACTGCAAGTGGTGTTAAATATTCACAACGTTGAAGTGTTCCTCGGGATTTTCATCGGCGCGGTCACCTTTACCGGTTCGATTGTCGCTTTTGGTAAACTGCGCGGTATTATTTCATCGAAACCAATGATGTTACCACATCGCCATAAGCTGAATCTGGCTGCGGTAGTGGTCTCCTTTGTGCTGATGGTTCTGTTTGTAAACAGTGATAGCACCGGATTCCATGTGTTTGCATTACTGGTAATGACGCTGATTGCGCTGGCATTCGGTTGGCATCTGGTGGCTTCCATCGGCGGTGCGGATATGCCGGTAGTGGTTTCAATGCTGAACTCCTACTCCGGTTGGGCGGCGGCGGCGGCGGGCTTTATGCTGAGCAACGACCTGTTGATCGTAACCGGTGCGCTGGTTGGTTCTTCTGGTGCGATTCTGTCTTACATCATGTGTAAGGCAATGAATCGCTCATTCGTTAGCGTTATCGCCGGTGGATTTGGTACCGATGGTTCCTCTACCGGTGAAGACGAAGAAGTCGGTGAGCACCGTGAAACCACGGCGGAAGACGTAGCAGATCTGCTGAAAAACTCCAGCTCTGTTATCATCACCCCGGGATATGGTATGGCTGTGGCACAGGCGCAATATCCGGTTGCGGATATCACCGCCAAGTTGCGTGAGCGCGGTATTAAGGTTCGTTTTGGTATTCACCCCGTTGCTGGGCGTTTACCAGGCCACATGAACGTATTACTGGCGGAAGCGAAAGTACCTTACGATATCGTACTGGAGATGGATGAAATCAATGAAGATTTCCCGGATACCGATACCGTACTAGTTATTGGCGCAAACGACACGGTTAACCCGGCAGCGATGGAAGATCCTCGTAGTCCTATCGCCGGTATGCCAGTGCTTGAAGTATGGAAAGCGCAGAACGTTATCGTATTCAAACGTTCGATGAACACCGGCTATGCTGGCGTTCAGAACCCGCTGTTCTTCAAAGAAAACACCCAAATGCTGTTTGGGGATGCTAAAGAGAGCGTAGATAAAATTTTGCGTGCTTTAGCGGTATAA
- the uspE gene encoding universal stress protein UspE, whose protein sequence is MAHYQNLLVAIDPDEEDQAALRRAVYLVRRNGGRIKAFLPIFDFSYEVTSLLSQDERMAMRQSAIDQRVAWIRQLSHYYLESGVNIDIKVVWHKRYHEAVVEEIIEHNHDLLLKAAHQHDMLESVIFTPLDWHLLRKAPCAVWMVKDQPWPQQGKALVSVNLSSEDDFHDELNRKLVKESLELAAFADSTEVHLVSAYPSTSINIAIELPEFDPTVYNNAIRGQFLVAMKALRQEFSIPEELTHVEKGMPEDIIPAVAEQIHAGIVVLGTVGRTGLSAAFIGNTAERVIGHLKCDLLALKPDDTSEHDDHDDED, encoded by the coding sequence ATGGCACACTATCAAAATCTTCTTGTCGCAATCGATCCGGATGAAGAGGATCAAGCCGCTCTACGGCGCGCCGTCTATCTTGTTCGCCGTAACGGCGGGAGAATTAAAGCATTTCTGCCTATTTTTGATTTCTCTTATGAAGTAACCAGCCTGCTATCTCAGGATGAGCGCATGGCAATGCGACAAAGTGCTATCGATCAGCGCGTCGCTTGGATACGTCAGTTAAGCCACTACTATCTAGAATCTGGCGTTAATATTGATATTAAAGTCGTTTGGCATAAGCGCTATCATGAAGCGGTAGTTGAAGAAATTATCGAGCACAACCACGATCTGTTGCTCAAAGCGGCCCATCAACACGATATGCTGGAATCGGTGATTTTCACCCCACTGGACTGGCATTTGTTACGTAAAGCCCCTTGTGCCGTTTGGATGGTAAAAGATCAGCCATGGCCACAACAGGGTAAAGCGCTGGTTTCGGTCAACCTTTCCAGTGAAGACGATTTCCATGATGAATTAAACCGTAAACTGGTGAAAGAATCGCTGGAGCTGGCAGCCTTTGCTGATAGCACCGAAGTTCATCTGGTCAGCGCATACCCTTCTACCTCCATCAATATTGCTATTGAGCTGCCGGAGTTTGATCCAACCGTTTACAACAATGCCATTCGCGGCCAGTTTCTGGTGGCGATGAAAGCACTGCGTCAAGAATTTAGTATCCCAGAAGAACTTACCCACGTAGAGAAAGGTATGCCGGAAGACATCATCCCAGCCGTAGCAGAACAGATTCATGCGGGTATTGTGGTGTTGGGTACCGTTGGCAGAACCGGACTCTCTGCTGCCTTTATTGGCAATACGGCAGAACGCGTGATCGGACATCTGAAATGTGACCTTCTGGCCTTGAAGCCCGATGATACTTCAGAACACGACGATCATGATGATGAAGATTAG
- a CDS encoding FNR family transcription factor — translation MIPEKRTIRRIQSGGCAIHCQDCSISPLCIPFTLNEHELNQLDNIIERKKPIQKGQALFKAGDDLKSLYAIRSGTIKSYTITEQGDEQITGFHLAGDLVGFDAIGNHMHPSFAQALETSMVCEIPYEVLDDLSGKMPSLRQQIMRLMSGEIKGDQDMILLLSKKNAEERLAAFIYNLSRRFAERGFSPREFRLTMTRGDIGNYLGLTVETISRLLGRFQKSEILSVKGKYITIQDIDTLAELAGQNQSE, via the coding sequence ATGATTCCGGAGAAGCGAACAATTCGGCGCATACAATCAGGCGGATGTGCAATCCACTGTCAGGATTGCAGTATCAGCCCGTTATGCATTCCTTTTACGCTGAATGAGCATGAACTGAATCAGCTCGACAATATTATTGAGCGTAAAAAGCCGATTCAAAAAGGTCAGGCGCTGTTTAAAGCGGGCGACGATCTGAAGTCTCTCTATGCTATTCGCTCCGGTACCATAAAAAGTTATACCATCACTGAACAGGGTGATGAGCAGATTACTGGTTTCCATTTAGCCGGTGATTTGGTGGGTTTCGATGCTATCGGCAATCATATGCACCCAAGTTTTGCTCAGGCGCTGGAAACCTCAATGGTATGCGAAATTCCTTATGAAGTGTTAGACGATCTGTCTGGCAAAATGCCAAGCTTACGCCAACAAATTATGCGCTTGATGAGCGGCGAAATTAAAGGCGATCAGGACATGATCCTGCTGCTATCAAAGAAAAATGCCGAGGAACGTCTAGCGGCGTTTATCTATAACCTTTCCCGTCGTTTTGCTGAGCGCGGTTTCTCTCCAAGAGAGTTTCGCCTGACCATGACCCGTGGGGATATTGGCAACTATCTGGGCCTGACGGTTGAAACCATCAGTCGTTTACTGGGTCGTTTCCAAAAAAGCGAGATCCTGAGCGTTAAAGGTAAATATATTACCATTCAAGATATCGATACGCTGGCTGAACTGGCGGGTCAAAATCAAAGTGAATAA
- the yjbD gene encoding DUF3811 domain-containing protein, giving the protein MKKLTLKDLTESQLQQIKMKQAQLKRELGRSLTNSELNKAKEDVIAQIMKELEKEEKKARAEKKKDKFVPSDETFSWSKKNHSRGVR; this is encoded by the coding sequence ATGAAAAAGTTAACCTTGAAAGACTTAACTGAAAGCCAGTTACAGCAGATCAAAATGAAACAGGCACAATTAAAAAGAGAATTAGGCCGATCGTTAACCAATAGTGAACTCAATAAAGCAAAAGAGGACGTTATTGCTCAAATAATGAAAGAACTGGAAAAAGAAGAGAAAAAAGCTCGGGCAGAAAAGAAAAAGGACAAATTCGTTCCCAGCGATGAAACCTTTAGCTGGAGCAAAAAAAATCACTCACGGGGTGTCCGGTAA
- a CDS encoding manganese-dependent inorganic pyrophosphatase, whose protein sequence is MISVFGHLNPDSDSICCAIVVSDWLNFTNQPATAYRLGELNPETGFILSQAQCPSPPLLEHNIAGQPVWLVDFSDLEQGPENLNKSQVMGLIDHHRLGSLITTEPLDAWIRKVGCCATLVFDIVTHTPGYPLSQSHALLLLGAILSDTIAFQSPTTTEQDRQTAHKLSQIAKIDLNAFRIKLLDAKTDISGLSIERLLQKDEKNYLIGDYKLILSQIEVSDFHAIEPQLPALKQEMEMRAQSEGLDFYVLMVTSLSSSQSCLYFSQNNPISQSPITIENMLSRKKQLVPWLTQKLNADK, encoded by the coding sequence ATGATCTCGGTATTCGGCCATCTAAACCCGGACAGTGATTCAATATGCTGTGCTATTGTTGTCAGCGACTGGCTAAACTTTACCAACCAACCCGCAACGGCTTATCGGCTGGGAGAACTAAATCCAGAAACTGGATTTATCTTGTCGCAAGCACAATGCCCTTCACCACCATTACTTGAACACAATATTGCGGGTCAACCGGTCTGGTTGGTTGATTTCAGCGATTTAGAACAAGGCCCGGAGAATCTGAATAAAAGTCAGGTAATGGGTTTGATTGATCATCACCGCCTCGGTTCGTTAATCACCACGGAACCACTTGATGCGTGGATAAGGAAAGTCGGCTGCTGTGCCACGCTGGTTTTTGATATTGTTACTCACACGCCGGGCTATCCGCTAAGCCAGTCACATGCATTACTGCTGCTCGGGGCTATACTCAGCGATACGATTGCTTTCCAGTCACCAACCACCACCGAACAAGACAGGCAAACAGCCCATAAACTAAGCCAGATCGCTAAAATCGATTTGAACGCCTTCCGTATTAAACTGCTGGATGCCAAAACAGATATCAGCGGGCTTAGTATTGAACGTTTGCTACAAAAAGATGAGAAGAATTACCTGATTGGCGATTATAAGCTGATTCTTAGCCAAATAGAGGTCAGCGATTTTCACGCGATTGAACCTCAATTGCCCGCACTAAAGCAAGAAATGGAGATGCGTGCACAGAGTGAAGGACTAGATTTTTATGTGTTGATGGTAACCTCTTTATCTAGTTCACAAAGCTGTCTCTACTTTTCCCAAAACAACCCTATCAGTCAGTCGCCGATTACCATTGAAAATATGTTAAGCCGCAAAAAGCAGTTAGTGCCGTGGTTAACTCAAAAACTGAACGCAGACAAATAA
- a CDS encoding helix-turn-helix domain-containing protein, with protein sequence MTLSSKYQEKTIQGLDMVNKFEALEGSYFERRIISFEHNNEVRNFRLSLGDTFLESGHHLSALIGRGKVSSEYVFLGITIKGGEYTRYNGISIGVGNLRIYPEGSDILYQSMGEAEWFTYSISREKLQKALDVYSDGKIKLIPHQVMTFPLKAANYEQLKTMLLDIRQMAYRPGETTLSDDVSKMLSTGLLDGFIKAICASNGEPDTIKPNSLALLHGQLIMATELMVLEGEENNLKLSDLAKATGYTLRALEFIFKNSVGMSPRNWFLNMRMNGVLRDLMEAKPDVTVSDVATKWGFQHLARFSAQYREMFGELPSKTLSRVRERNK encoded by the coding sequence ATGACACTTTCGTCAAAGTATCAGGAAAAGACTATCCAAGGATTGGATATGGTCAATAAATTTGAGGCACTGGAGGGGAGTTACTTTGAACGCAGGATAATAAGTTTTGAACATAATAATGAAGTGCGCAATTTTCGACTCTCATTAGGTGACACTTTTCTGGAGTCTGGACATCACCTGTCTGCACTAATTGGTCGGGGGAAGGTATCGTCGGAATATGTCTTCTTAGGGATCACCATCAAAGGGGGAGAGTATACGCGATATAACGGGATATCCATCGGTGTCGGTAATTTGCGTATTTACCCTGAAGGTTCAGATATTCTTTATCAGTCGATGGGCGAGGCTGAATGGTTTACTTACTCTATTTCCAGAGAAAAACTACAAAAAGCGTTAGATGTATACAGCGATGGCAAAATTAAACTGATACCGCATCAGGTCATGACATTCCCACTGAAAGCCGCAAATTACGAACAGTTAAAAACGATGCTTCTGGATATCAGACAGATGGCCTACAGGCCTGGTGAGACTACATTAAGTGACGATGTATCGAAGATGTTGTCAACGGGACTGCTGGATGGCTTTATTAAGGCCATTTGTGCTTCTAATGGCGAACCTGACACAATAAAGCCCAACAGCTTAGCACTACTTCATGGGCAACTGATAATGGCTACTGAGTTGATGGTGTTGGAGGGGGAGGAAAATAATCTCAAACTGAGCGATCTTGCCAAAGCGACAGGTTATACCCTGAGAGCTTTAGAGTTTATTTTTAAAAACTCGGTAGGAATGTCGCCTAGAAACTGGTTTCTGAATATGCGGATGAACGGGGTGCTACGTGATTTAATGGAGGCTAAGCCGGACGTGACTGTATCGGATGTGGCCACTAAATGGGGATTTCAACACCTTGCTCGCTTCTCTGCACAATACCGGGAAATGTTTGGTGAATTACCGAGTAAAACGCTAAGCCGGGTACGAGAGCGTAATAAATGA
- a CDS encoding DUF3313 domain-containing protein, producing the protein MLAMKHISAAVVIGSLLLGGCTSKVADTKDYSGFLPDYSKLHKAESASGQEVLRWADPSFKAQNYQNLYYEPIVYYPTPKPNAQITQQTLDQVLSYTNQNVKSAFGQRLNLVNSPKTPNTLIFRGAITGVAASTEGLQFYEVIPVALVIAGTMAATGERDQDTTLLFEGQLIDASTGKTVFEVVRKGFGKQLSNDSQKVTAEDLKKIVTDMSSDIQRYRD; encoded by the coding sequence ATGTTGGCGATGAAGCATATCTCCGCAGCAGTAGTTATCGGTAGCCTTTTATTAGGCGGTTGTACCTCAAAGGTAGCGGACACTAAAGATTACTCTGGTTTTTTACCAGACTATTCAAAACTGCATAAAGCTGAAAGCGCGTCAGGGCAGGAAGTATTACGCTGGGCTGACCCATCGTTTAAAGCTCAAAATTATCAGAACCTTTATTATGAACCAATAGTTTATTACCCAACTCCAAAGCCTAATGCACAAATCACGCAACAGACATTGGATCAGGTATTAAGTTATACCAACCAAAATGTTAAGTCTGCTTTTGGTCAACGACTGAATCTGGTTAATTCACCAAAAACACCAAATACACTTATTTTCCGTGGTGCAATTACTGGTGTAGCGGCCTCTACAGAAGGCCTACAGTTTTATGAAGTCATCCCTGTCGCTTTAGTGATTGCCGGTACAATGGCCGCAACCGGAGAGCGGGATCAAGATACAACATTACTATTTGAAGGCCAGTTAATCGATGCCAGCACGGGTAAAACGGTGTTTGAAGTGGTGCGTAAAGGCTTTGGTAAACAGCTGAGTAATGATTCTCAAAAAGTAACGGCAGAAGATCTGAAGAAGATCGTTACCGATATGTCATCGGATATTCAGCGTTACAGAGATTAA
- a CDS encoding response regulator transcription factor, whose product MDKGKIKTLIVDNNQFVCFAISEILKNTDFLDIVGAIHSTTGVVDMIKNQDIQLVLINIDLINNDKDKLVKEIHGENSSTKIIGLTSENSNSNIINSLDVSIDGIIDKTNDIDSLTLVSKLVMNGFQCIPKNKLCNDKVNKTAMLTNREREILQFITQGISNKDIAEKLNISSKTVSVHRYNIMFKLEIKNSLDLFKLGSFSI is encoded by the coding sequence ATGGACAAAGGCAAAATAAAGACATTAATTGTCGATAATAATCAATTTGTATGTTTCGCAATCAGTGAAATTTTAAAAAACACCGACTTTCTGGATATCGTAGGTGCTATTCATTCAACAACTGGCGTTGTCGATATGATTAAAAATCAAGATATACAGTTAGTACTCATCAATATTGATCTGATCAATAATGATAAAGATAAACTGGTAAAAGAAATACATGGTGAAAACTCATCAACTAAGATTATTGGTCTGACCTCTGAAAATTCAAACTCTAATATTATTAATTCATTAGATGTATCAATCGATGGGATTATTGATAAAACCAATGACATTGACTCCCTTACCCTAGTGTCTAAGTTGGTAATGAACGGCTTCCAGTGCATTCCAAAAAATAAATTGTGTAATGATAAAGTTAATAAAACAGCCATGTTAACTAATCGTGAACGCGAAATATTACAGTTTATTACCCAGGGAATATCAAATAAAGATATCGCAGAAAAACTGAATATTAGTAGTAAAACAGTGAGCGTTCATCGCTATAATATTATGTTTAAACTGGAGATAAAAAACTCTCTTGACCTATTTAAGCTAGGCAGTTTTTCTATCTAA
- a CDS encoding TolC family protein: MIRYNKFMLALAVSYFSTLSTKVSAETLNETLQMAVNRSPTIKYHSGKIASAESTIGEARSGWLPNVSVNAGNEVMRSNKQDSDGSNTYSVKVDQTLFDFGRVGDQVNYAEHNKSSEVYTAHDEAEVLSSKVSETYLNILKYEQLIDINKKNNIEHHNILSLAEARASGGVDSRGDVEQVEVRIKGLDAELSNYEAQLKAAQEDYFILVGKRPSGLSIPDVSALKAKLALKMKERISASPRVEAIRANKDAAASEYAYTSKSWLPALSVSVSQGKLSTTGANDTVVMLNVNSNIFDGGGAIYRSRGAAQRVESARWNIEKSIEDLSTKVSQMYQEALSQENQSNIYAQRILHSQEVKELYHEQYKVNRRSVLDLLNSEQELFQTMSNKVNADFNFRVLLIRVFSELGEINKAFNINVKFEEDDGGNLVSNLFGSNKQPQKTAESPITEEMLPEQSVIPSSQPMVSNKPETISSPTVQTEMTNKPETATAQNAQATTFTKSDIVPSQHAQIAVINRPETATLPNNQTTVVNKPENTTSQNIQTKAIGRSQTFTPALSSNNNSNDDYISKPYKYSESQPVQKTKENISKERVVNSNTHSLPKGIDDPLLLIGIRKK; the protein is encoded by the coding sequence GTGATTCGATACAATAAATTCATGCTTGCTCTGGCTGTCAGCTATTTTTCTACGCTGTCGACAAAAGTGAGCGCCGAAACATTAAATGAAACGTTGCAGATGGCCGTCAATCGTTCACCCACTATCAAATACCATTCGGGAAAAATTGCTTCCGCAGAGAGCACCATTGGTGAAGCAAGAAGCGGTTGGCTACCTAACGTTTCCGTTAATGCGGGAAACGAAGTTATGCGCAGCAATAAGCAGGACAGCGATGGCAGCAATACCTATTCGGTTAAAGTCGATCAAACCCTGTTCGATTTTGGTCGGGTTGGCGATCAGGTTAATTATGCTGAACATAATAAATCCTCAGAGGTATATACCGCCCATGATGAAGCTGAAGTCTTGTCCTCAAAAGTTTCTGAAACCTATTTAAATATTCTTAAATATGAACAGCTAATTGATATCAATAAAAAGAATAATATTGAACACCACAATATTCTTTCTCTGGCAGAAGCCAGAGCCAGCGGTGGTGTAGATAGCCGAGGTGATGTTGAACAAGTAGAAGTCCGCATCAAAGGATTGGATGCGGAACTGTCAAACTATGAAGCACAATTAAAAGCCGCACAAGAAGATTACTTTATTTTGGTGGGTAAACGCCCTTCCGGGCTAAGTATTCCAGATGTCAGCGCGTTGAAAGCTAAACTTGCCTTAAAAATGAAAGAGCGCATCTCAGCTTCACCACGAGTTGAGGCCATCAGGGCCAACAAAGATGCCGCAGCATCGGAATATGCTTATACCAGTAAAAGTTGGCTCCCTGCTCTCAGCGTCTCTGTTTCTCAAGGAAAGTTAAGCACCACGGGAGCAAATGACACGGTCGTCATGCTCAATGTAAACAGTAATATTTTTGACGGTGGTGGTGCTATTTATCGCAGCCGGGGTGCAGCGCAACGGGTGGAAAGTGCCCGTTGGAATATTGAAAAATCCATTGAAGACTTATCCACTAAAGTTTCTCAAATGTATCAGGAAGCACTGAGCCAAGAAAATCAGTCCAACATCTATGCTCAACGCATTCTTCATTCACAAGAAGTTAAAGAGCTTTACCATGAGCAATACAAAGTAAACCGTCGTTCTGTATTGGACTTATTAAACTCTGAGCAGGAACTTTTTCAGACCATGAGTAATAAAGTGAATGCTGATTTTAACTTCAGGGTTCTGCTTATACGCGTATTCTCTGAGCTGGGTGAAATAAATAAAGCTTTCAATATCAACGTCAAATTTGAAGAAGACGATGGCGGCAATTTGGTTTCCAATCTGTTTGGCAGCAATAAACAACCACAGAAAACGGCTGAATCTCCAATAACAGAAGAGATGCTACCTGAGCAATCAGTGATTCCAAGTAGCCAACCTATGGTGAGTAACAAACCAGAAACCATTTCTTCACCAACCGTTCAAACTGAGATGACCAATAAACCGGAAACGGCCACTGCACAGAACGCCCAAGCAACGACGTTCACCAAATCTGACATCGTACCATCGCAACATGCTCAAATAGCGGTGATTAACAGACCCGAAACGGCTACATTGCCAAATAATCAAACCACGGTGGTTAACAAACCGGAAAACACAACATCACAGAATATTCAAACCAAAGCTATTGGTCGATCGCAGACTTTCACCCCCGCATTAAGTAGCAACAATAATAGCAATGATGATTACATCTCTAAGCCATATAAATACTCTGAATCACAGCCCGTACAGAAAACTAAAGAAAACATCTCAAAAGAACGAGTTGTTAACTCAAATACTCATTCCTTACCTAAAGGAATAGATGATCCCCTGCTTTTAATCGGGATTAGAAAAAAATAA